A section of the Gloeobacter violaceus PCC 7421 genome encodes:
- a CDS encoding TonB-dependent receptor: MESRFVSALVLLAGSFTVGWTSAVSAEVPPPVLARASAPEPIRAQDLLREHTGRQAIDLKAVPSAWDWTQPVIEPQVGQAPPAAPTPAPAATAEEPATAQQTDEGDFLDEVAVTATRRPTRARDSTQSVNVIKREDFQAQGAVTVSDALLLIPGFNNSTPALGGQSNLSANFLRGFGDTQYVVLRDGVRLGSPFNGRSDVSALVLDDLERIEVITGGSTLRYGSGSVGGVINLITETPKGPPKLSLSYQYGSYSFNRFVGKYSGGDDTFSYNLIFTGIAAGNNYPFGFTLPTSPQFYGPNDVVTGSSCVGPLGRACGDGSLPNGTNLYGFLKPEVGPPTKVQGINDLSHVGNDNYMGKFTFKPDTDNKLTLRLNQHNLSIGDRSPGYFDYNICGFFTGPTTTSNGTYFNNDFGVAARFLPLNAQGQEVRCPVQTYLPVTPSSTLAFPFNYSRNYAGNLSVPTGTAFPQAERAQGDDSFFRQRSLSETEASLTWDWDISPSQSVNSYLAYYKQSLNFFRPNLYYYNTDVLGGQAANGPTASGVGELQVGPVFRPYIEGQRFEVQSTYNVQLSPGQILSVGANFVQDRIYVQTNTDRDDFNVLTVSYQDVATSRTSIFIVDDISFSDLLKTNFGVRYTYSDQFGQILTPAAGVRVNLANNLSLRGNYSQVFNAPSLNNLYISTGTYGQNTGIPNPNLKPETGITFDVGVDYSPLRNLFVKLTYFSTYVDNTFQRRIFLNPNFTPGSTTESIIIDQTINLGSRRGNGIEFSADWRFADQWQLRAIWTNVDARPYGNYSDDIDSFTYPNFKEYQDYNIPYNSAIGALTYANKGLTATLLARYDDGKYRFRGDNSTRVPSWFTLDLNVEIPITPLFTLTGSVFNLTDTQYEYLDANPAPGTTFRIGGRFDIGG; this comes from the coding sequence ATGGAGAGTCGGTTTGTAAGCGCGCTGGTATTGCTTGCGGGTTCGTTCACCGTGGGGTGGACGAGCGCGGTGTCTGCCGAAGTGCCCCCCCCGGTACTGGCGCGGGCGAGCGCACCGGAGCCTATCCGCGCGCAGGATTTGCTGCGCGAGCACACCGGCCGCCAGGCGATCGATTTGAAGGCGGTGCCGTCCGCGTGGGATTGGACACAGCCGGTCATTGAACCGCAGGTGGGCCAGGCGCCCCCCGCCGCTCCAACTCCTGCGCCGGCCGCTACTGCGGAGGAGCCTGCCACCGCCCAGCAGACCGACGAAGGCGACTTTCTCGACGAGGTGGCGGTGACGGCGACCCGGCGCCCCACCCGGGCGCGCGATTCCACCCAATCGGTCAATGTCATCAAGCGCGAAGATTTTCAGGCCCAAGGGGCGGTGACCGTCTCCGACGCGCTGCTATTGATTCCGGGCTTCAACAACTCCACCCCGGCATTGGGTGGCCAGAGTAATTTGAGCGCCAACTTCCTGCGCGGTTTCGGCGACACCCAGTATGTGGTGTTGCGCGACGGCGTGCGCCTCGGATCGCCCTTTAACGGCCGCTCGGATGTCTCCGCGCTGGTACTCGACGACCTGGAGCGCATTGAGGTGATCACCGGCGGTTCGACGCTGCGCTACGGTTCCGGTTCGGTGGGCGGCGTCATCAACTTGATCACCGAGACGCCCAAGGGACCGCCCAAACTCAGCCTCAGCTACCAGTACGGCAGCTACTCGTTCAACCGCTTCGTGGGCAAGTACTCGGGCGGCGACGATACGTTTTCCTACAACTTGATCTTTACCGGCATCGCCGCGGGCAACAATTACCCGTTCGGCTTCACGCTGCCCACCTCGCCCCAGTTTTACGGCCCCAACGACGTGGTGACTGGTTCCAGTTGTGTCGGTCCCCTGGGTCGAGCCTGCGGGGACGGCAGTTTGCCCAACGGCACGAATCTCTACGGTTTTCTCAAGCCCGAGGTCGGTCCACCCACCAAGGTGCAGGGGATCAACGATCTCTCCCACGTCGGCAACGACAACTATATGGGCAAGTTCACCTTCAAACCCGACACCGACAACAAACTGACCCTGCGCCTCAATCAGCACAACCTGAGCATCGGCGATCGCAGCCCCGGCTACTTCGACTACAACATCTGCGGCTTTTTTACCGGCCCCACCACCACCTCCAACGGCACCTACTTCAACAACGATTTCGGCGTGGCGGCGCGCTTTTTGCCCCTCAACGCCCAGGGCCAGGAGGTGCGCTGTCCAGTGCAGACTTATCTGCCGGTCACCCCTTCCTCCACCCTCGCTTTTCCGTTCAACTACTCCCGAAATTACGCCGGCAATCTTTCCGTTCCAACGGGCACCGCCTTCCCGCAGGCAGAAAGAGCCCAGGGCGACGACTCGTTTTTCAGGCAGCGTAGCCTGAGTGAAACGGAGGCATCCCTGACCTGGGATTGGGATATTTCGCCTTCGCAGTCGGTCAACAGCTACCTCGCGTACTACAAGCAATCGCTGAACTTTTTCCGGCCCAACCTGTACTACTACAACACGGACGTCTTAGGCGGTCAGGCAGCGAACGGTCCCACCGCGAGCGGCGTGGGCGAACTGCAGGTCGGTCCGGTGTTTCGCCCTTATATCGAAGGCCAGCGCTTCGAAGTCCAGAGCACCTACAATGTCCAGCTCTCGCCTGGGCAGATCCTGAGCGTCGGCGCCAACTTCGTGCAAGACCGGATTTATGTGCAGACCAACACCGACCGGGACGACTTTAATGTGCTTACGGTTTCGTATCAAGACGTCGCCACCAGCCGTACTTCGATCTTTATCGTCGATGACATCAGCTTCAGCGACCTGCTCAAGACCAACTTCGGAGTGCGATACACCTACAGCGACCAGTTCGGCCAGATTCTCACCCCGGCGGCGGGGGTGCGGGTGAACCTGGCCAATAACCTGTCGCTGCGGGGCAACTACTCCCAGGTCTTCAACGCCCCGAGCCTTAACAACCTGTATATCAGCACCGGCACCTACGGCCAGAACACCGGCATTCCCAACCCGAACCTCAAGCCCGAGACGGGGATCACCTTCGACGTGGGGGTCGACTACAGCCCGCTGCGCAACCTGTTTGTGAAGCTTACCTACTTCAGCACCTACGTCGACAACACTTTCCAGCGCCGAATTTTCCTGAACCCGAACTTTACGCCGGGCAGCACCACCGAATCGATCATCATCGATCAGACGATCAACCTGGGCAGCCGCCGGGGTAACGGCATCGAATTTTCGGCCGACTGGCGCTTTGCGGATCAGTGGCAGCTTCGGGCGATCTGGACGAATGTCGACGCGCGCCCCTACGGCAACTATTCCGACGACATCGATAGTTTCACCTATCCCAACTTCAAGGAGTACCAGGATTACAACATCCCCTACAACAGCGCAATTGGCGCCCTCACCTATGCCAACAAGGGGCTGACCGCCACGCTTTTGGCCCGCTACGACGACGGCAAGTACCGCTTTCGCGGGGACAACAGCACCCGGGTACCCTCGTGGTTCACCCTCGACCTCAACGTCGAAATTCCGATCACGCCGCTCTTTACGCTCACCGGCAGCGTCTTCAACCTCACCGATACCCAGTACGAATACCTGGATGCCAACCCCGCCCCCGGCACCACCTTTCGGATCGGCGGACGCTTCGACATCGGTGGGTAG